The region GGTATGAAAGGAGAAATTCAATGTCAGGAACGGATAGACGCACAGTCAGTCTCACCTCTGAAAACGCCGCTTTCATTGATGGCAAGGTCAAATCAGGTGGCTATGCGAATGCCAGTGAGGTTGTGCGTGCGGGGCTACGGGCTTTGCAGGAGCGTGATGAAGCGGTTGAACGCTGGCTATTGCGCGAGGTTGCTCCGACTTATGATGCGGTAAAATCCGGTGAGATGAAGACGTATCCGGTTGGTGATGTTCTGGACGATATCCGCAACCGTCACAAGGTAAAGAACTGACCCTTCATGAGACGGCGTATTGTCGAGATATCAGAAGCGGCCAGACAGGACATAGCCGGCATCTACGATTGGATTGCTACGGCTGGCAGTCCTCAAGATGGTTTGGGCTATGTTGAGCGTATCGTGGCCTTTTGCGAGGGATTTGATCTGGCCAGCGAGCGTGGCTCGTTGCGTGAGGATATCAGACCTGGCCTTCGCATCGTCGGGTTTGAGCGAAACGCCACCATCGCCTTCATGGTCGAAGATGAGCGTGTTATTATTCTGCGTGTCTTTTATGGCGGGCAGAATTGGGAAGATGCGATGGCGTAGCGTGCAAAGCCGCCTGCACCAAGAACGCCGAACACTGTCAGTATTCGGCGCTTTTGGTCTCCATCTTATGCCGCATAGGTCTTTTTGAGCGATTTCCAGTGCTCAACGGTACGTATACCGCTATTCTTGGTATAGGCTTTCATCGGGAAGTTCATATAGCGCGGTTGCCAATCCCTTTTCGCCTTACCCTTGCGCGTTCCATTGAGACAATTTTGAATAACCTGTTTTTGCACTTTGGCTGTTGAGGTGATGTGCGCGTCTGCGGTGATCTT is a window of Coralliovum pocilloporae DNA encoding:
- a CDS encoding type II toxin-antitoxin system ParD family antitoxin, coding for MSGTDRRTVSLTSENAAFIDGKVKSGGYANASEVVRAGLRALQERDEAVERWLLREVAPTYDAVKSGEMKTYPVGDVLDDIRNRHKVKN
- a CDS encoding type II toxin-antitoxin system RelE/ParE family toxin codes for the protein MRRRIVEISEAARQDIAGIYDWIATAGSPQDGLGYVERIVAFCEGFDLASERGSLREDIRPGLRIVGFERNATIAFMVEDERVIILRVFYGGQNWEDAMA